The proteins below are encoded in one region of Thermodesulfobacteriota bacterium:
- a CDS encoding VacB/RNase II family 3'-5' exoribonuclease, with amino-acid sequence MKVPGPGDIIKLLKKPSYRPMRAREIAKRLRVLKEHRKVLKKILRKLVYQGTLTRLRGGRYVISDQKGRDDTKEVKEEVSSPLSSASSIKPIGDGKILGKFVRAGKNGIIVPRNGRMPRMIVKLNEAKGVRSESLVLAEIPRLSKLSRRPVATILSVLGKAGNLDVEKKGLLVEYGLSEEFPSDVIRESEEVPSRVVDGDLAGRTDLRGILTVTIDNDTAKDFDDAVAISRLDSGYKLWVSIADVSHYVKPGSALDNEALQRGTSVYLPDSVIPMLPERLSNHICSLVPDEDRLTKTVEIDFNDQGVMVDFRVYNSVIRSHARLTYTQVSQMVEKKGRLGKKDRELVESLKIMKELYEKIGERSRERGEIDFDLPEPELIRDELGRTIDVIKSQRNVAHGIIEEFMIAANNAVAEYIYSSRYPSIYRIHEPPDFASIKDLAVALNKLGYTLPLGRRLKARDIQQVVFESKGKPEQLAVHTLILRSLKRAIYSTKIEGHFGLALEHYTHFTSPIRRYPDLIIHRIVNSLINERRVPYDLESLEWIANHSSIKERFADEVEREATKLERVHMMKSHVGKEFEGFVISILPFGIFVELKEIFVEGFVPREGIRRGKWFEIGHEVKVKVVEADVERRRITLELVS; translated from the coding sequence ATGAAAGTCCCCGGCCCAGGCGACATAATAAAACTATTGAAGAAGCCATCCTATAGGCCGATGAGGGCCCGGGAAATTGCGAAGCGTCTAAGGGTTCTTAAAGAGCATAGAAAGGTACTAAAGAAGATATTGAGAAAACTGGTTTACCAGGGCACGCTGACCAGACTGAGGGGCGGTAGATACGTTATATCGGACCAGAAAGGTAGAGACGACACCAAAGAAGTAAAAGAGGAGGTTTCCTCCCCCTTGTCCAGCGCTTCATCCATCAAGCCGATCGGAGACGGCAAGATTCTTGGGAAATTCGTCCGTGCCGGAAAAAACGGGATTATCGTGCCCAGGAACGGGAGAATGCCCCGCATGATCGTAAAACTCAACGAAGCTAAAGGGGTAAGAAGTGAAAGCCTAGTCTTAGCGGAGATTCCTCGTCTATCCAAGCTAAGCAGGCGCCCGGTTGCCACCATACTCAGCGTCCTGGGAAAAGCCGGGAATTTGGACGTGGAGAAGAAGGGACTACTGGTTGAGTACGGGTTGTCCGAGGAGTTTCCTTCTGATGTGATAAGGGAGTCCGAGGAGGTTCCTTCTCGGGTTGTTGATGGGGATTTGGCTGGCCGGACGGATTTGCGAGGGATATTGACCGTCACGATAGATAACGATACGGCAAAGGATTTTGACGATGCTGTAGCGATATCTCGGCTCGATTCGGGTTATAAACTCTGGGTTTCTATTGCCGACGTTTCCCATTACGTGAAGCCCGGTAGCGCACTGGATAATGAGGCGCTTCAGAGAGGAACGAGCGTATACCTCCCCGATAGCGTGATTCCGATGCTTCCGGAGCGGCTTTCAAATCACATATGCAGCCTCGTCCCGGACGAGGACCGGCTGACGAAAACGGTAGAGATAGATTTTAACGACCAGGGGGTCATGGTTGATTTTAGGGTTTATAATAGCGTAATTAGGAGCCACGCCCGCCTGACCTATACTCAGGTTTCTCAGATGGTCGAGAAAAAAGGAAGGCTCGGCAAGAAGGACAGGGAATTGGTCGAATCCTTAAAGATTATGAAGGAGCTTTACGAAAAGATAGGAGAAAGGAGCAGGGAGAGAGGGGAAATTGACTTTGACTTACCGGAGCCCGAGCTTATTAGGGACGAGCTGGGAAGGACGATAGACGTGATAAAGTCTCAGCGAAACGTCGCGCATGGGATAATCGAGGAATTCATGATTGCTGCGAATAACGCCGTTGCCGAGTACATATATAGTTCCAGGTATCCCTCTATTTACCGTATCCACGAACCGCCGGATTTTGCATCCATAAAAGACCTCGCCGTAGCTTTGAATAAGCTGGGCTATACCCTTCCTTTGGGCAGGAGGCTAAAGGCTCGGGATATCCAGCAGGTAGTCTTTGAATCAAAGGGCAAGCCCGAACAGCTCGCTGTTCATACTTTGATTCTTCGCTCTTTAAAGAGAGCTATATATTCCACTAAGATAGAAGGCCACTTCGGACTTGCATTAGAGCATTACACCCATTTCACCTCTCCCATAAGGCGCTATCCCGACCTAATCATTCACAGAATTGTTAATTCCCTCATAAACGAGAGAAGAGTGCCTTATGACCTAGAGTCTTTGGAGTGGATCGCCAATCACTCCTCGATTAAGGAGAGGTTTGCGGACGAGGTGGAAAGGGAAGCAACAAAGCTGGAAAGGGTTCATATGATGAAATCCCATGTGGGGAAGGAATTTGAGGGATTCGTGATAAGCATACTTCCGTTCGGCATATTCGTCGAGCTCAAAGAGATTTTTGTCGAAGGATTCGTCCCCAGGGAGGGTATTCGGAGGGGGAAATGGTTTGAGATAGGGCATGAGGTAAAGGTGAAGGTTGTCGAAGCGGATGTGGAGAGAAGAAGAATAACCCTGGAATTGGTTTCTTAG
- a CDS encoding bifunctional 4-hydroxy-2-oxoglutarate aldolase/2-dehydro-3-deoxy-phosphogluconate aldolase, which translates to MSKKFTEESSKEIYKQVSESIVKEKIIILLTGNSLHSVLEVGHNAREKGLKLVGIDFRIPGVKDSLKSLKRQGQKNFGVFFVTTKKETRIAINAGAMFIFSPHSDKGIIRRCRKEKVFHAGGALTPTEVFNTNDLGADSVSIFPCGRMGGLSWFIFLKNIFPRAKLIPTDTMNPFEAGQYIKAGAYAVAPVIDLEKVKEPDTYIKEFMEIRTSI; encoded by the coding sequence ATGTCCAAAAAATTCACCGAAGAATCATCCAAGGAAATCTACAAACAGGTATCGGAGTCCATAGTAAAGGAGAAGATTATTATCTTACTTACCGGAAACTCTCTTCATTCGGTGCTGGAAGTTGGCCACAATGCCAGAGAAAAAGGGTTAAAACTGGTAGGAATAGATTTTCGAATCCCCGGGGTTAAGGACTCGCTTAAGTCGCTGAAGAGGCAAGGACAAAAAAATTTCGGAGTCTTCTTCGTTACTACAAAGAAAGAGACAAGAATCGCCATCAACGCCGGGGCAATGTTTATCTTTTCCCCGCATTCGGACAAGGGCATAATACGAAGATGCAGGAAGGAGAAAGTCTTTCATGCCGGGGGCGCGCTCACACCCACAGAGGTTTTCAACACCAATGACTTAGGAGCAGACTCGGTGAGCATTTTTCCGTGTGGGAGAATGGGCGGGCTTAGTTGGTTTATATTTCTAAAAAATATATTTCCGAGAGCGAAATTGATTCCTACTGACACAATGAATCCATTCGAAGCCGGCCAATATATCAAAGCAGGAGCTTATGCCGTGGCGCCGGTAATTGATTTAGAAAAAGTAAAAGAGCCCGATACCTATATAAAAGAATTTATGGAGATAAGAACTTCAATTTAA
- a CDS encoding sigma-70 family RNA polymerase sigma factor — protein MKSLDVAQLSRMANDTKSVFESGGCGVPGSHVCGSATSSSLGRNIVKRDSSNLRILNHKGLSDEALVRSFVETQDEGAFSEIVDRHGDRIYRLALRITGDPGDAEDIMQEVLIILLQKLDTFQGEAKFSTWLYRVALNAIFIHLRAEAKYKNNLGLEDYAPYGQDGVLEGVEVKDWSGRPDEILLNKEAMEIIESAVNELPEPYRVVFHLRDVEGLTNQEVAKILGLSLSNVKSRIHRARLFLRDRLSDYFSANGKNNLYPSSINLHLLVGR, from the coding sequence ATGAAATCCCTGGATGTCGCCCAGTTGTCCCGAATGGCCAACGACACCAAAAGCGTTTTTGAATCCGGCGGTTGTGGCGTCCCGGGTAGTCATGTTTGTGGCTCTGCCACAAGTTCCAGTCTTGGAAGGAATATAGTGAAAAGAGACTCAAGTAACCTCAGAATATTGAATCATAAAGGTTTGTCTGATGAGGCGCTGGTCAGGAGCTTCGTGGAAACCCAGGATGAAGGGGCTTTTAGTGAGATTGTAGACCGGCATGGAGATAGAATCTACAGGCTTGCTCTAAGGATTACCGGCGACCCCGGTGATGCCGAAGATATCATGCAAGAGGTGCTTATCATCCTTTTACAGAAGCTCGATACATTTCAGGGAGAGGCTAAATTTTCGACCTGGCTTTACCGGGTAGCATTAAATGCCATTTTCATTCACTTAAGGGCCGAGGCGAAATACAAAAATAACCTCGGTCTTGAGGATTACGCTCCCTATGGCCAAGACGGGGTGCTTGAGGGTGTTGAAGTAAAGGACTGGAGTGGAAGGCCTGATGAAATACTTCTTAATAAAGAAGCCATGGAAATAATAGAAAGTGCGGTCAATGAGCTTCCAGAACCGTATAGAGTAGTTTTTCATTTAAGGGATGTGGAAGGACTTACAAATCAGGAAGTAGCAAAAATACTGGGGCTTTCTCTCTCCAACGTTAAGTCCAGGATTCACAGGGCAAGGCTTTTTCTGAGAGATAGGCTTTCAGATTACTTTTCTGCCAATGGAAAAAATAATTTGTATCCCTCTTCCATAAATTTACATCTATTAGTAGGTAGATAG
- a CDS encoding helicase C-terminal domain-containing protein: MEKEYFSQKAREKIEETIRESSGNEVFFVGSLDKEGVIEDVMAVARGNDYSVPAIIQSAKSGEVVIHNHPSGNLTPSNEDIHMASIFGNQGVGFYIVNNDANSVYVVVEPFAKQEIKKLEIDKIKGLLLPEGKIAGVMGPQYEERLEQLDMLEAVASSFNQDSISLIEAGTGTGKTLAYLLPAVYWSLFNGERVIISTNTINLQEQLIEKDIPLVRRGLEEEFKYALVKGMGNYLCLLRAETVTDGLLDLAEDNEVDTLRSILEWSKVTQDGSLSDLNFSPPQEVWDKVSAESESCMRVRCPHYSRCFFYKARRELASSQLLVVNHHLLFSDLSIKGASEASDSGILPPYRRIIFDEAHHISDAATSHFGMRTTKYGIIRMLRRLKRKGGGGEVKGLIYYTASLATKLKKYYRKGIITSVLRRVDEVLSPQVDRAEEYIRDAFDELYYFAQRISEGKGESAEEINLRVTDEVRNREGWEEIDKKFSILRIKLKELHEEIKSFVEVLIDYETETDMARIMMEFRGIANKLNFSADVIHSFLDSGDDGYVRWIEGRVGRGGVLSGLGLSPLDISSNLKERLYSRCNTVVMTSATMAVRKSFDFLKSELGLKDEERVEEFMIPSPFNYEDQALVAITKDLPEPTGSGYADRISPIIIKAVRASQGNALILFTSYYLLQRIYDKIRDDLGGLGIISLKQGSLPRTRLLDRFRTEDKSVLFATDSFWEGIDVPGEALRLVIITRLPFKVPTEPIIEARVEHMENQGINSFLEYIVPTAVLKFKQGFGRLIRTRTDRGAVLILDRRIVGKNYGRYFLDSLPECNKVAGSTEEVIGELERFFGR; the protein is encoded by the coding sequence ATGGAAAAGGAGTATTTCTCGCAGAAGGCGCGGGAGAAGATAGAGGAGACCATCAGGGAATCCTCGGGGAATGAGGTCTTTTTTGTAGGTTCGTTGGATAAAGAAGGCGTTATCGAAGACGTAATGGCGGTAGCTCGCGGTAATGATTATTCGGTGCCGGCCATTATTCAGTCGGCAAAATCGGGTGAGGTTGTAATACACAATCATCCCTCCGGTAATTTGACCCCTTCAAACGAGGATATACACATGGCCTCGATCTTCGGGAACCAAGGCGTCGGCTTCTACATAGTGAATAACGATGCCAACAGCGTTTATGTAGTGGTGGAGCCTTTTGCCAAGCAGGAAATAAAGAAACTGGAGATCGATAAAATAAAGGGGCTCTTACTCCCCGAAGGCAAGATTGCCGGAGTGATGGGTCCCCAGTATGAGGAGCGGCTGGAGCAGTTGGATATGCTCGAGGCCGTGGCCTCTTCTTTTAATCAGGATTCGATCTCTCTCATCGAAGCGGGGACCGGAACCGGAAAGACCCTGGCCTATCTGTTGCCTGCGGTTTACTGGTCTCTTTTCAACGGGGAGAGGGTAATTATCTCCACGAACACCATTAACCTCCAGGAGCAGCTAATCGAGAAAGACATCCCCTTGGTCCGCCGGGGATTGGAGGAGGAGTTTAAGTATGCGCTGGTCAAGGGTATGGGGAATTACCTCTGTCTTCTCCGGGCGGAAACGGTCACGGACGGACTCTTAGACCTGGCCGAAGACAACGAGGTGGATACCCTTAGAAGCATCTTGGAGTGGTCTAAAGTCACCCAGGATGGTTCCTTATCGGACCTGAATTTTAGCCCGCCTCAAGAGGTGTGGGACAAGGTCTCTGCGGAGAGTGAGAGTTGTATGAGGGTGAGGTGTCCCCATTATTCCCGGTGCTTTTTCTATAAAGCCAGAAGAGAGCTGGCTTCATCCCAGCTACTGGTGGTCAATCACCACCTTCTTTTTTCCGACCTGTCCATAAAAGGGGCCAGCGAAGCCAGCGATTCGGGCATACTTCCGCCCTACCGGAGGATCATTTTTGACGAGGCTCATCACATTAGCGACGCGGCAACGTCGCATTTCGGGATGAGGACCACTAAATACGGGATCATAAGGATGCTCCGGCGCTTGAAGAGAAAAGGGGGTGGCGGGGAGGTCAAGGGACTAATTTACTACACCGCGTCGTTAGCTACCAAGCTCAAAAAATATTACCGAAAGGGGATAATAACCAGTGTGTTAAGAAGGGTGGATGAGGTGCTCTCCCCGCAGGTCGACCGGGCCGAGGAATATATCAGGGACGCCTTTGATGAGCTCTATTATTTCGCCCAGCGCATCAGCGAGGGGAAGGGCGAGTCCGCCGAGGAGATAAACCTGAGGGTCACGGATGAGGTCAGAAACCGGGAGGGTTGGGAAGAGATTGATAAGAAATTTTCCATACTCAGAATCAAATTAAAGGAGCTTCATGAGGAGATAAAATCGTTTGTCGAAGTGCTTATTGACTATGAGACCGAGACAGACATGGCCAGGATCATGATGGAATTCAGGGGCATAGCCAATAAACTCAATTTTTCCGCCGATGTTATTCATTCCTTTCTGGATTCTGGAGATGACGGTTATGTGAGATGGATAGAAGGAAGAGTGGGCCGAGGAGGGGTCTTGTCCGGACTCGGTCTTTCTCCGCTCGATATCTCTTCTAACCTCAAAGAAAGACTTTACTCGAGGTGTAACACGGTGGTAATGACCTCAGCTACTATGGCGGTGAGGAAGAGTTTTGATTTTCTTAAGTCCGAGCTTGGGCTCAAGGATGAAGAAAGGGTGGAAGAGTTTATGATTCCTTCTCCGTTCAACTATGAAGACCAGGCGCTTGTGGCCATCACCAAGGATTTACCTGAGCCGACCGGGTCGGGATATGCGGACAGAATATCTCCCATAATCATAAAAGCGGTGAGGGCATCACAAGGAAACGCTCTTATTCTATTCACCTCCTACTACCTTCTGCAGAGAATCTACGACAAGATTAGGGATGACCTGGGAGGGCTTGGGATCATATCATTGAAGCAGGGAAGCCTGCCCCGCACTAGGCTTCTTGACCGGTTCCGGACCGAGGACAAGTCCGTTCTCTTCGCCACTGACAGTTTCTGGGAGGGGATAGACGTTCCCGGCGAGGCGTTAAGACTGGTGATTATTACCAGACTTCCCTTTAAAGTACCCACCGAGCCGATCATAGAAGCAAGGGTCGAACACATGGAAAATCAGGGAATAAATTCGTTCCTCGAATATATCGTTCCCACGGCCGTGCTCAAGTTTAAACAGGGCTTCGGCAGGCTGATAAGGACGCGAACGGATAGGGGAGCGGTTTTGATCCTGGACAGGAGAATAGTCGGTAAGAACTACGGAAGATACTTCCTCGACTCCCTGCCTGAATGCAACAAGGTAGCCGGGAGCACAGAGGAGGTAATAGGGGAACTAGAGCGGTTCTTCGGTCGTTAA
- a CDS encoding rod shape-determining protein — protein sequence MVFDSISRFFSYDLGIDLGTAYTLVYAKGKGIVANEPSVVAVKGEEKESRSIVAVGGQARDMVGRTPSKIRAIKPIKDGVVADFEAARIMLEYFIRRINNNRKGLVRPRVLLSVPIEINEIEKKALTESAKAAGAGEVYLIEAILGAAIGAGLSVEEPVGNMIVDIGAGKTEIAVTSLGAVVVATSLGTGGESMDQAIIQYIKHKYNRVISEGAAERLKISLGTVSTNGNNGFTRVNLSDLSGSNPNSIDIPSEEINSALNPSVNSIVAAIKQTFEVTQPELVADIIDNGITLTGGGALLGGLDKSIQEEMGMLVRVAEQPMLCVVLGLGKTLDNFPLLKQVS from the coding sequence ATGGTCTTCGATTCAATCAGCCGGTTCTTTTCCTATGACTTGGGTATTGATTTGGGGACGGCATACACCTTGGTGTATGCAAAGGGTAAAGGGATTGTGGCAAATGAGCCGTCGGTTGTAGCAGTGAAGGGAGAGGAGAAAGAGTCAAGAAGTATAGTTGCAGTGGGCGGCCAGGCAAGGGATATGGTCGGGCGTACGCCCAGTAAGATCCGGGCCATAAAGCCGATAAAAGACGGGGTAGTGGCGGACTTCGAAGCCGCCAGGATAATGCTTGAATACTTCATTCGGAGAATAAATAACAATAGAAAAGGCCTGGTCAGACCAAGGGTGCTATTGTCGGTGCCCATAGAAATTAACGAAATTGAGAAAAAAGCCTTGACCGAGTCGGCGAAAGCGGCAGGGGCGGGCGAGGTTTATTTAATTGAAGCTATATTGGGAGCGGCAATCGGAGCAGGATTATCGGTCGAGGAACCGGTCGGCAATATGATAGTGGATATCGGTGCCGGAAAAACGGAGATTGCCGTGACATCCTTGGGGGCTGTGGTAGTGGCTACATCCTTGGGAACGGGTGGGGAAAGTATGGACCAGGCGATAATTCAATACATAAAGCACAAGTATAACCGGGTAATTAGCGAGGGCGCCGCCGAAAGACTGAAGATCAGTTTAGGAACGGTATCCACAAATGGGAATAACGGTTTCACCAGGGTAAACCTGAGTGATTTGAGCGGTAGCAATCCCAATTCCATAGATATCCCTTCTGAGGAAATTAATTCAGCACTTAATCCTTCGGTGAACTCAATCGTAGCGGCCATAAAACAGACATTCGAAGTAACTCAACCGGAGCTGGTGGCGGACATCATAGACAACGGAATTACACTCACCGGGGGCGGGGCGTTGCTAGGTGGGCTGGATAAGTCCATTCAGGAGGAAATGGGAATGTTGGTGCGGGTTGCGGAACAACCTATGCTATGTGTCGTGCTCGGCCTGGGGAAAACCCTAGATAATTTTCCCCTGCTCAAACAAGTGAGCTAG
- a CDS encoding DUF1579 domain-containing protein has protein sequence MNPKNLSKLFLFLVVCTVFALAATVVTSKAGEESKEKQESVKQKTSQHDHDAMMEKWKEYATPNENHKVLGALVGDWDYTVKWWMTPDGEPEVSTGTSEVEWIMGGRFIQYEVEGTSMGQPFEGLGITGYDNEKKQYRSVWIDNMGTGIMTASGSYDPNTKTITDQGTFSCPAEGEKAFRAVTKIVDNNNFTYEWYMNGPDGKEFRAMEIVYTRKK, from the coding sequence ATGAATCCCAAAAACTTATCCAAGTTGTTTTTATTCTTGGTAGTTTGTACCGTCTTCGCTCTTGCTGCAACGGTCGTAACGAGCAAAGCCGGAGAGGAGTCCAAAGAAAAACAGGAATCAGTCAAGCAAAAGACATCTCAGCACGACCACGATGCAATGATGGAGAAATGGAAGGAGTACGCAACACCTAATGAAAATCATAAGGTGTTAGGTGCGCTCGTCGGGGACTGGGACTACACGGTAAAGTGGTGGATGACTCCCGACGGCGAACCGGAAGTATCCACGGGTACGAGCGAGGTCGAGTGGATAATGGGGGGACGCTTCATTCAATACGAGGTAGAGGGAACGTCCATGGGACAGCCGTTTGAGGGCTTGGGGATAACCGGATACGACAACGAGAAAAAACAATATCGGTCGGTATGGATTGACAATATGGGAACAGGGATAATGACAGCGAGCGGAAGCTATGACCCTAACACCAAGACAATCACCGACCAGGGAACCTTTAGTTGCCCGGCAGAGGGAGAGAAAGCCTTTCGCGCTGTGACTAAAATCGTAGATAATAATAATTTTACCTATGAGTGGTATATGAACGGCCCGGATGGAAAGGAATTTCGCGCCATGGAAATCGTTTACACGAGAAAGAAGTAA
- a CDS encoding PilZ domain-containing protein, translated as MNNRRRSRRVPFRKRVRYGINNPGLLGYVSNISENGIKIEGNKVFPRGTRLVLYIYVEETSMEEAAMGEVIVTEGVVAWVSPILPGVLPKMGVKIENNNNELKRLYELKATQYKN; from the coding sequence ATGAACAACCGCCGCCGTTCGAGAAGGGTGCCATTCAGAAAGAGGGTTAGATACGGAATAAACAACCCCGGACTCTTAGGGTACGTATCCAACATCTCCGAAAATGGTATTAAGATTGAAGGGAATAAGGTTTTTCCTCGCGGCACGAGGCTGGTGCTTTATATTTATGTTGAAGAAACCAGCATGGAGGAAGCTGCTATGGGAGAGGTTATTGTAACCGAGGGGGTCGTTGCCTGGGTGAGCCCTATTCTGCCGGGCGTCCTTCCCAAGATGGGAGTAAAAATAGAGAACAATAACAATGAATTGAAGCGTCTCTATGAGCTTAAAGCAACTCAATACAAAAACTGA
- a CDS encoding VOC family protein, translating into MNKVVHFEIPVDDLARAKKFYSSIFSWEIVDWPMPGGIIYTGVRTVPVDEKTFIPKEPGAINGGMTKRSKEVPAPIITVSVSSIDEYVKKVEAAGGKAVMPKGEVPDMGFYAYVVDTEGNVIGLWEDLKEA; encoded by the coding sequence ATGAACAAGGTGGTCCATTTCGAGATTCCGGTCGATGACCTGGCCCGAGCCAAAAAGTTCTACAGCTCCATTTTTAGCTGGGAGATTGTAGACTGGCCGATGCCCGGAGGCATAATCTATACAGGTGTGAGGACCGTGCCCGTTGACGAGAAAACGTTCATACCAAAAGAGCCCGGTGCCATTAACGGCGGAATGACCAAACGGAGTAAGGAGGTTCCTGCTCCCATCATTACCGTAAGCGTCAGTTCGATAGACGAATATGTGAAGAAGGTTGAAGCCGCCGGCGGCAAGGCAGTAATGCCAAAGGGAGAGGTCCCGGATATGGGCTTTTATGCCTATGTTGTCGACACGGAGGGCAACGTGATCGGTTTATGGGAGGACCTGAAAGAGGCTTAG
- a CDS encoding S8 family serine peptidase, with product MRKITFGLCIITGILFCSFSTKETIATDSVMEYEIPVEKREEKEDSRLSSQLRSVLTKMKAMGVTRGNVQDFKPEELSTPLVKFNQSGDVQTYIHLKEVNEDNLNQLKSLGVMLEIAREDYKVAQAWVPFDKLEEIVSLDFVEKVTPPDYGKTRTGSVNTEGDAILGSDDVRGMLGFDGSGVKVCVISDGVDSIASSQATGDLPDDIEIDPLLPGSGDEGTALMEIIHDIAPGAQLLFSGPNTSLEMIDSIDFCAANSDVIVDDLGFLGEPFFADGRIAQAAEDAVTQDRVFVSATGNDADQHYQAQYRDTDPADENNNLHNFGLAAGGASDVAMRASIPPGRTIIFVLQWNDRFGQSSNDYDLFLFDPSTGEIVDSGTDVQNGDDNPIESAGIINTSSSSFAQVDIVINRFSGQARTLEIFFNGPVIPEEFNVPEDSIWGHPAVPGVIAVGAVPISNPNTIEPYSSQGPVTISFPSEERPKPDVVAPDGISTSVPGFDPFFGTSAAAPHVAGVAALMLDKNGSLTSAQVRDNLIAPESSTSVRQADTPSQVLNILGDTAIDLGQPGFDNIFGFGRVDAFEAVEAVTEGDDGGQDGDGDGDGGNSGCSLVYKSKGNHIGVATTLFIILVPSLVIGLRKIYRKRLSTIKH from the coding sequence ATGAGGAAAATTACTTTTGGCTTATGCATCATAACTGGAATTTTATTCTGTTCTTTTTCAACAAAAGAAACTATAGCAACCGATTCGGTAATGGAATATGAAATACCCGTTGAAAAAAGAGAAGAGAAAGAAGACTCCAGGCTGAGCTCACAGTTAAGATCGGTATTGACAAAGATGAAAGCGATGGGAGTTACTCGAGGTAACGTGCAAGATTTCAAACCGGAGGAACTATCCACTCCTTTAGTTAAATTCAACCAATCGGGGGACGTTCAAACCTATATCCACCTCAAGGAAGTTAACGAAGATAATTTAAACCAGTTGAAATCTCTAGGCGTGATGTTAGAGATAGCAAGGGAGGATTATAAGGTAGCCCAGGCATGGGTTCCGTTCGATAAGCTGGAAGAAATAGTCAGCCTTGATTTCGTGGAAAAAGTTACTCCGCCGGACTATGGAAAAACGCGGACCGGCTCGGTTAACACCGAGGGGGATGCCATATTGGGCTCAGACGATGTCCGGGGTATGCTAGGGTTTGACGGCTCCGGTGTTAAGGTATGCGTTATATCCGACGGGGTCGATAGCATCGCCTCATCCCAGGCAACCGGAGACCTTCCCGATGATATAGAGATCGACCCTTTGCTTCCCGGAAGCGGAGACGAAGGTACAGCCTTGATGGAGATAATACACGATATAGCCCCCGGGGCTCAGCTACTTTTTTCCGGGCCCAATACCAGCCTGGAAATGATAGATTCCATAGATTTCTGCGCCGCTAATTCCGATGTGATCGTGGACGACCTGGGTTTTCTGGGTGAACCATTTTTCGCAGACGGGCGCATAGCCCAGGCGGCTGAAGATGCCGTAACCCAAGATAGAGTTTTTGTCTCTGCCACCGGGAACGACGCCGATCAACATTATCAGGCCCAGTACCGAGACACCGACCCAGCGGATGAGAACAATAACCTTCACAATTTCGGCCTTGCTGCTGGTGGGGCAAGTGATGTAGCAATGCGAGCCAGCATTCCTCCCGGACGGACGATTATATTTGTTCTTCAGTGGAACGACCGTTTCGGACAGTCCTCAAACGATTATGACCTCTTTTTATTTGATCCTTCCACCGGAGAAATAGTCGATTCGGGGACCGATGTTCAAAATGGAGATGATAATCCGATAGAATCGGCCGGAATCATAAATACCAGCTCCAGTTCCTTTGCCCAAGTGGACATAGTAATAAACCGCTTCAGCGGCCAGGCGAGGACTCTGGAGATCTTTTTCAACGGGCCGGTAATACCAGAGGAGTTTAATGTCCCGGAAGATAGCATTTGGGGCCACCCCGCCGTTCCGGGAGTTATCGCCGTCGGGGCTGTTCCGATAAGTAATCCGAACACGATTGAGCCCTACAGCTCGCAGGGACCGGTTACTATATCATTCCCATCCGAAGAGAGACCAAAGCCGGATGTAGTTGCCCCGGATGGAATTTCCACCAGCGTCCCCGGGTTTGACCCATTTTTTGGTACCTCCGCCGCTGCGCCGCACGTAGCCGGCGTCGCAGCTCTTATGTTGGATAAGAATGGAAGCCTTACCTCCGCTCAAGTCAGAGATAACTTAATTGCTCCCGAGTCCTCAACGTCAGTAAGACAAGCAGACACACCTAGCCAGGTTTTGAACATCCTAGGAGACACGGCAATAGACCTAGGTCAACCCGGCTTCGATAACATATTCGGTTTTGGAAGGGTTGACGCATTTGAAGCGGTGGAAGCAGTTACCGAAGGTGATGACGGGGGGCAAGATGGAGATGGGGACGGAGACGGCGGTAACAGCGGCTGCTCTTTGGTTTATAAATCCAAAGGCAATCACATAGGCGTGGCAACAACTTTGTTTATAATTCTGGTTCCGTCATTAGTGATTGGATTAAGGAAAATCTATCGCAAAAGGCTTTCCACAATTAAACATTGA